A section of the Thauera chlorobenzoica genome encodes:
- the acpS gene encoding holo-ACP synthase: MIHGIGTDIVRIERVRQALERHGERFALRILANTEVDAWRAHRDPARFLAKRFAAKEAFGKALGTGVAVPATLHAVVVGHDSRGKPDFHYDERLAKHMALHRLRAHLSLSDEDEHVVAFAIIENLA, encoded by the coding sequence ATGATCCACGGCATCGGTACCGACATCGTCCGCATCGAGCGCGTGCGCCAGGCGCTCGAGCGCCACGGCGAGCGCTTCGCCCTGCGCATCCTCGCCAACACTGAAGTCGACGCCTGGCGCGCACATCGCGACCCCGCGCGCTTCCTTGCCAAGCGCTTCGCCGCCAAGGAGGCCTTCGGCAAGGCCCTCGGCACCGGCGTCGCCGTGCCCGCGACACTGCACGCGGTGGTGGTCGGCCACGACAGTCGCGGCAAGCCGGACTTCCACTACGATGAGCGGCTCGCCAAGCATATGGCCTTGCACCGCCTGCGCGCGCACCTCAGCCTCTCCGACGAGGACGAGCACGTCGTCGCCTTCGCCATTATCGAGAACCTCGCATGA
- the nagZ gene encoding beta-N-acetylhexosaminidase: MKVRRRLARGPVMIDVAATALTDEERARLRDPRVGGVILFARNFTGSAQLAALTAEIRALREPALIIAVDHEGGRVQRFRDDGFTRLPAMRSLGALWAQDSRAALDAARATGFVLAAELRAHGVDLSFAPVLDLDYGVCGAIGNRAFHRDPQVVAALAQALVAGMAEAGMGAVGKHFPGHGCVEADSHHDVPVDTRDFDTLWTEDIAPYRHHLGRQLAGVMPAHVIYPNADPGPEPQPAGFSPFWLKDVLRGRLGFQGVIFSDDLNMEGARVAGDIVGRAQAAWAAGCDMLLVCNRPDLAAELLERWAPEPDADNLARLAAIVPTTPQPDWLADPFALELHAAYVQARERVAAIPDDTGAAPAMTAATIGEQCTEVLSKHG, encoded by the coding sequence ATGAAAGTCCGCCGCCGACTCGCACGCGGCCCGGTCATGATCGACGTCGCCGCCACCGCCCTCACCGACGAGGAGCGCGCGCGCCTGCGCGACCCGCGGGTCGGCGGGGTGATCCTGTTCGCGCGCAACTTCACCGGCTCCGCGCAGCTTGCCGCGCTCACCGCCGAGATCCGCGCGCTGCGCGAGCCCGCCCTGATCATCGCCGTAGACCACGAAGGGGGCCGGGTGCAGCGCTTTCGCGACGACGGCTTCACCCGCCTGCCGGCGATGCGCAGCCTCGGCGCGCTGTGGGCGCAGGACTCGCGCGCCGCGCTCGATGCGGCGCGCGCCACCGGCTTCGTGCTCGCCGCCGAGTTGCGCGCCCATGGCGTGGATCTGAGCTTCGCCCCGGTGCTCGATCTCGACTACGGCGTCTGCGGCGCGATCGGCAACCGCGCCTTCCACCGCGACCCGCAGGTGGTCGCCGCGCTCGCCCAGGCGCTGGTCGCCGGCATGGCGGAGGCGGGCATGGGCGCGGTCGGCAAGCACTTCCCCGGCCACGGCTGCGTCGAAGCCGACTCGCACCACGACGTGCCGGTGGATACGCGTGATTTCGACACCCTGTGGACGGAAGACATCGCCCCTTACCGCCACCACCTCGGCCGCCAGCTCGCCGGCGTGATGCCCGCCCACGTGATCTACCCGAACGCCGACCCCGGCCCCGAACCGCAACCGGCCGGTTTCTCGCCGTTCTGGTTGAAGGACGTGCTGCGCGGCCGCCTCGGTTTCCAGGGCGTGATCTTCAGTGACGACCTCAACATGGAAGGCGCCCGTGTCGCCGGCGACATTGTCGGCCGCGCGCAAGCAGCCTGGGCCGCCGGCTGCGACATGCTGCTGGTGTGCAACCGCCCCGACCTCGCCGCCGAGCTGCTCGAGCGCTGGGCGCCGGAGCCCGATGCGGACAATCTCGCCCGCCTCGCCGCGATCGTCCCGACCACCCCGCAACCCGACTGGCTCGCCGACCCCTTCGCCCTCGAACTGCACGCCGCCTACGTCCAGGCGCGCGAGCGCGTCGCCGCCATCCCCGACGACACGGGCGCCGCGCCCGCGATGACCGCCGCCACGATCGGTGAGCAATGCACAGAAGTCCTGAGCAAGCACGGATAA
- the uvrC gene encoding excinuclease ABC subunit UvrC: MSDPKNEHAAFDPKPFLRTLTEEPGVYRMIGAEDKVLYVGKAKNLKRRVSSYFQKTLSSPRIAMMVAQIVRVDVTATRSEAEALILENNLIKSLAPRYNILFRDDKTYPYIELSADDFPRLAYHRGAFAKGARYFGPFPNAYAVRESIHLLQKTFQLRTCEDSVFANRSRPCLLHQIKRCTAPCVGLIGTDDYAADVRLATRFLDGQANEVIDDLTARMNAAAERLAFEEAAACRDQVRVLQAVLHRQFVDSRKDEDVDILAAVEADGLTCVNIAMVRGGRHLGDRPQFPSGAAVSGAPDSLLAFVEQHYGQHPIPARILVNLAAEAVKESLAEITDRPPGVVAPRFAAEKAWMEMAEKNARLAIQARARDTGRIEQRLEALREALGLDEAPQRIECFDISHTLGEATVASCVVCEAGAMKRAEYRRYNIAGITPGDDFAAMRQALERRYGKVAAGEGLCPDLILIDGGKGQVSAAREILAEVGLEAVAMVGVAKGEGRKAGLETLIFPDGREGLALGGESAALHLIVEIRDEAHRFAITGHRARRGKARVGSKLEDIPGVGPARRRKLLAAFGGLDGVREATVEDLCRVDGVSRKLAEQIHTALR, from the coding sequence ATGTCCGACCCGAAGAATGAGCACGCCGCCTTCGATCCCAAGCCCTTCCTGCGCACCCTCACCGAGGAGCCCGGTGTCTATCGCATGATCGGCGCCGAGGACAAGGTGCTCTACGTCGGCAAGGCGAAGAACCTCAAGCGTCGCGTCTCGAGCTACTTCCAGAAGACGCTCTCCAGCCCGCGCATCGCCATGATGGTGGCGCAGATCGTGCGCGTCGACGTCACCGCCACGCGCTCCGAGGCCGAGGCCCTGATCCTCGAGAACAACCTCATCAAGAGCCTCGCGCCGCGCTACAACATCCTCTTCCGCGACGACAAGACCTACCCCTACATCGAACTCTCCGCCGACGACTTCCCGCGTCTCGCCTACCACCGCGGCGCCTTCGCCAAGGGCGCGCGCTACTTCGGCCCCTTTCCCAACGCCTACGCGGTGCGCGAGAGCATCCACCTGCTGCAGAAGACCTTCCAGCTGCGCACCTGCGAGGACAGCGTCTTCGCCAACCGCTCGCGCCCCTGCCTGCTGCACCAGATCAAGCGCTGCACCGCGCCCTGCGTCGGCCTCATCGGCACCGACGACTACGCCGCCGACGTCCGCCTCGCCACCCGCTTCCTCGACGGCCAGGCCAACGAAGTCATCGACGACCTCACCGCGCGCATGAACGCCGCCGCCGAGCGCCTCGCCTTCGAGGAAGCCGCCGCCTGCCGCGACCAGGTGCGCGTGCTGCAGGCCGTGCTCCACCGCCAGTTCGTCGACAGCCGCAAGGACGAGGACGTCGACATCCTCGCCGCGGTCGAGGCCGACGGCCTCACCTGCGTCAACATCGCCATGGTCCGTGGCGGCCGCCACCTCGGCGACCGCCCGCAGTTCCCCAGCGGCGCCGCGGTGTCGGGCGCGCCCGACAGCCTGCTCGCCTTCGTCGAGCAGCACTACGGCCAGCACCCGATCCCGGCCCGCATCCTGGTCAACCTGGCCGCCGAGGCGGTGAAGGAATCCCTGGCCGAGATCACCGACCGTCCGCCGGGCGTGGTGGCGCCGCGCTTCGCCGCCGAGAAGGCGTGGATGGAGATGGCGGAAAAGAACGCGCGGCTGGCGATCCAGGCGCGCGCGCGCGACACCGGCCGCATCGAACAGCGCCTCGAGGCCCTGCGCGAGGCCCTCGGCCTGGACGAGGCGCCGCAGCGCATCGAGTGCTTCGACATCAGCCACACCCTGGGCGAAGCCACCGTGGCCTCCTGCGTCGTCTGCGAAGCCGGGGCGATGAAGCGCGCCGAATACCGCCGCTACAACATCGCCGGCATCACCCCGGGCGACGACTTCGCCGCGATGCGTCAGGCGCTGGAGCGGCGTTACGGCAAGGTCGCCGCGGGCGAGGGCCTGTGCCCCGACCTGATCCTGATCGACGGCGGCAAGGGCCAGGTCAGCGCCGCGCGCGAAATCCTCGCCGAGGTCGGGCTCGAGGCGGTGGCGATGGTCGGCGTGGCGAAAGGCGAAGGGCGCAAGGCCGGGCTGGAGACGCTGATCTTCCCCGACGGCCGCGAGGGCCTGGCGCTCGGCGGTGAGTCGGCGGCGCTGCACCTGATCGTCGAGATCCGCGACGAGGCCCACCGCTTCGCCATCACCGGCCACCGCGCCCGCCGCGGCAAGGCAAGGGTGGGCTCGAAGCTGGAGGACATTCCCGGCGTCGGCCCCGCGCGCCGGCGCAAGCTGCTCGCCGCCTTCGGCGGCCTGGACGGCGTGCGCGAGGCGACCGTCGAGGACCTGTGCCGCGTCGACGGCGTGAGCCGCAAGCTCGCCGAGCAGATCCACACCGCGCTGCGTTGA
- a CDS encoding MFS transporter — protein MRLPVIPTIVFAQLFGGSLWFSANGVGEALMRVWSIGPAEIGQLTNAVQLGFILGTLGFALTGLADRFAASRIFAVCAVIGAAANAAFAFLADGMASALVLRFVVGLSLAGVYPLGMKLVVSWVPERAGHALALLVGMLTLGTALPHGLKLAGGAAWQAVLLGSSVLALLAAAMILRLGDGPHLRPREGAPALRMGAVLTAFRIPVFRASALGYFGHMWELYAVWTLVPLLVAGSSLVALAPVSALSFVIIGIGALGCFAGGAISRRTGSAPVAAVALATSGVCCALFPLVADASPAWLLAFFLLWGLSVPADSPQFSAMSARACPPEIVGSALALQNAIGFALTIVSITWGTAMVADWGPKVSWLLLPGPVLGVIALLPLLRGRAAA, from the coding sequence ATGCGCCTGCCCGTCATACCGACCATCGTTTTTGCCCAGCTCTTCGGCGGGTCGCTGTGGTTTTCGGCCAACGGCGTGGGCGAGGCGCTGATGCGCGTGTGGAGCATCGGGCCGGCCGAGATCGGGCAGCTGACCAACGCCGTGCAGCTGGGCTTCATCCTCGGCACCCTGGGGTTTGCGCTGACCGGGCTCGCCGACCGCTTCGCCGCCAGCCGCATCTTCGCCGTCTGCGCGGTGATCGGCGCCGCGGCCAATGCGGCCTTCGCCTTCCTCGCCGACGGGATGGCCAGCGCGCTGGTGCTGCGCTTCGTGGTGGGGCTGAGTCTCGCGGGCGTGTACCCGCTGGGAATGAAGCTGGTGGTGAGCTGGGTGCCCGAGCGCGCCGGTCATGCCCTGGCGCTGCTGGTGGGCATGCTCACGCTGGGCACGGCGCTACCGCACGGCCTGAAGCTCGCCGGCGGCGCGGCGTGGCAGGCGGTGCTGCTGGGGTCGTCGGTGCTGGCGCTGCTGGCGGCGGCGATGATCCTCAGGCTCGGCGACGGGCCGCATCTGCGCCCTCGTGAGGGCGCGCCGGCCCTGCGCATGGGGGCGGTGCTGACGGCGTTCCGCATCCCGGTGTTCCGCGCCTCGGCGCTGGGCTACTTCGGCCACATGTGGGAGCTCTACGCCGTGTGGACGCTGGTGCCGCTGCTGGTGGCGGGGTCGTCGCTGGTCGCGCTCGCGCCGGTGTCCGCCCTGAGCTTCGTGATCATCGGCATCGGCGCGCTGGGCTGCTTTGCCGGCGGCGCGATCAGCCGCCGCACCGGCAGCGCGCCGGTGGCCGCGGTGGCGCTGGCCACCTCGGGCGTGTGCTGCGCGCTGTTCCCGCTGGTGGCCGATGCGTCGCCGGCGTGGCTGCTGGCCTTTTTCCTGCTGTGGGGGCTCAGCGTGCCGGCCGACTCGCCCCAGTTCTCGGCCATGTCCGCCCGCGCCTGCCCGCCGGAGATCGTCGGCAGCGCGCTGGCGCTGCAAAATGCCATCGGCTTCGCGCTGACCATCGTGTCGATTACCTGGGGCACCGCGATGGTGGCGGATTGGGGGCCGAAGGTGTCGTGGCTGCTGCTGCCGGGGCCGGTGCTGGGGGTGATCGCCTTGCTGCCGCTGCTGCGTGGGCGGGCGGCCGCTTGA
- a CDS encoding alpha/beta hydrolase produces the protein MTVWAVTLAATLAALLGFRFAVRRGLAPKRVPHDRTPADLGLAFDAVRIPTARGRRLYAWFVPAAGAVPAPVALVMHGWGGNAAMMLPLVPALHAAGLAVLLIDARCHGHSDEDDFASLPRFAEDIDHALAWLRHCPQADAHRIALVGHSVGAGAVLLAASRRDDVAAVVSLAAFSHPVAMMRRLLAHKRVPYLPLGWLVLRYVEHVIGHRFDDIAPVTTIAAIRCPTLLVHGAQDTTVPASEARLIHAARSGEHVRLRIIAASHDDFGDPQDIAAEVAEMTGFLRKALTEPA, from the coding sequence ATGACCGTCTGGGCAGTCACGCTCGCCGCCACCCTTGCGGCCTTGCTCGGTTTCCGCTTCGCGGTGCGGCGCGGTCTGGCGCCGAAGCGGGTGCCGCATGACCGGACCCCGGCCGATCTGGGCCTGGCCTTCGACGCGGTGCGGATCCCGACCGCGCGCGGCCGACGGCTGTACGCCTGGTTCGTGCCCGCCGCGGGCGCCGTACCGGCGCCGGTGGCGCTCGTCATGCACGGCTGGGGCGGCAACGCCGCGATGATGCTGCCGCTGGTGCCGGCGCTGCACGCCGCCGGCCTCGCGGTGCTGCTGATCGACGCCCGCTGCCACGGCCACAGCGACGAGGACGACTTCGCCTCGCTGCCGCGCTTCGCCGAAGACATCGACCACGCCCTGGCCTGGCTGCGGCACTGCCCGCAGGCGGACGCGCATCGCATCGCGCTGGTCGGACATTCGGTGGGCGCCGGCGCGGTGCTGCTCGCGGCATCGCGTCGTGACGATGTGGCGGCGGTGGTCAGCCTCGCCGCCTTCTCCCACCCGGTGGCGATGATGCGCCGCCTCCTGGCCCACAAGCGCGTGCCCTATCTGCCGCTGGGCTGGCTGGTACTGCGCTACGTGGAGCATGTGATCGGCCACCGTTTCGACGACATCGCTCCGGTGACGACCATCGCCGCGATTCGCTGCCCGACGCTGCTGGTGCATGGCGCGCAGGACACCACGGTGCCCGCATCCGAGGCCCGCCTCATCCACGCTGCCCGCAGCGGCGAGCATGTGCGGCTACGCATCATCGCCGCCAGCCACGACGACTTCGGCGACCCGCAGGACATCGCCGCAGAGGTGGCCGAGATGACCGGCTTTCTGCGAAAGGCGCTGACCGAACCGGCCTGA
- a CDS encoding GatB/YqeY domain-containing protein, whose translation MSLLAQLKKDSLLARKAADSLRTTLLSTLIAEAEMVGKNAANRESSDDEVQQTIRKFLKNNQEALAVIKDADRRAALEAETAILTAYLPPMASEAEVKAFIAATVAALAERGPKQMGAVMAALKAKYGSSFDAKQANAWVKEALTG comes from the coding sequence ATGAGCCTGCTCGCCCAACTGAAAAAGGATTCCCTGCTCGCGCGCAAAGCCGCCGACAGCCTCCGCACCACCTTGCTCAGCACCCTGATCGCCGAAGCCGAAATGGTCGGCAAGAACGCCGCCAACCGCGAAAGCAGCGACGACGAAGTGCAGCAGACGATCCGCAAGTTCCTCAAGAACAACCAGGAAGCGCTCGCGGTGATCAAGGACGCCGATCGCCGCGCCGCGCTCGAAGCCGAGACCGCGATCCTCACCGCCTACCTGCCACCGATGGCGAGCGAAGCCGAAGTGAAGGCCTTCATCGCCGCAACCGTCGCCGCCCTGGCCGAGCGCGGCCCGAAGCAGATGGGTGCGGTGATGGCGGCGCTGAAGGCGAAATACGGCAGCAGCTTCGACGCGAAGCAGGCCAACGCCTGGGTCAAGGAGGCCCTCACCGGCTGA
- a CDS encoding M48 family metallopeptidase — MDFFAAQDHARRQSRLLVLWFALAVVLIIVVVHAGAALLLFPAEDGSVATAPLFDPAQFLATAAVVGGVILLASLYRIARLAAGGGEAVARALGGRPLARATPDPLERRLLNIVDEMAVASGLPAPPVYVLDAEPGINAFAAGARPQQAVVALTRGALEKLDRDQLQGVVAHEFSHILNGDMRLNLRLIGLLHGILVLSLIGRVLLRGGGRGGKSRSPFALLGLLLVAVGHIGVLCGQLIKAAVSRQREFLADAAAVQFTRNPAGLAGALRRIAGHDANIGHPRAEEVSHMLFGASARLSALFATHPPLAERIRRIDPRFLPDHPLPATPPASTTAAASAPTAETAAAFTATIGQPQPAHLAQAQIRIARLDEALRQSLHEPSGAQAICLALLLDRDPGIRQRQRQKIAAALGDPLASRTELEYSTVATLDPGMRLPLIELALGPLRELDRAGRERFIALLDALADTDGWLALGEYVLVRLLRDALQPRAPAPSLAASPAELRRHTALLLSVIAIAGQHDAAGTRAAYARGAAAAPLDALGPLLEAGEISFPALDRAFTRLAATAPPFRRRLVQAMAEAAIEDGQLAPIEAELLRAACEALDCPAPLRLD; from the coding sequence ATGGACTTTTTCGCTGCCCAGGACCACGCCCGCCGCCAGAGCCGCCTGCTGGTACTGTGGTTCGCGCTCGCGGTCGTGCTGATCATCGTCGTCGTCCATGCCGGCGCCGCGCTGCTGCTGTTTCCCGCCGAGGACGGCAGCGTGGCGACCGCCCCCCTGTTCGACCCGGCGCAGTTCCTCGCGACCGCCGCCGTCGTCGGCGGCGTGATCCTGCTCGCCTCGCTGTACCGCATCGCCCGTCTTGCCGCCGGCGGCGGCGAGGCCGTGGCGCGGGCGCTCGGTGGCCGCCCGCTCGCGCGCGCTACCCCCGATCCGCTCGAGCGCCGCCTGCTCAACATCGTCGACGAGATGGCGGTCGCCTCGGGCCTTCCCGCCCCGCCGGTCTACGTGCTCGATGCGGAGCCCGGGATCAATGCCTTCGCCGCCGGCGCACGGCCGCAGCAAGCGGTGGTCGCGCTCACCCGCGGCGCGCTCGAAAAGCTCGACCGGGACCAGCTGCAGGGCGTCGTCGCCCACGAGTTCAGCCACATCCTGAACGGCGACATGCGCCTCAACCTGCGCCTGATCGGCCTGCTGCACGGCATCCTCGTGCTCTCCCTGATCGGCCGCGTGCTGCTGCGCGGCGGCGGCCGGGGCGGCAAAAGCCGCTCGCCCTTCGCTCTCCTCGGCCTCTTGCTGGTCGCCGTCGGCCACATCGGCGTGCTGTGCGGCCAGCTGATCAAGGCTGCGGTCTCACGCCAGCGCGAATTCCTCGCCGACGCCGCAGCGGTCCAATTCACCCGCAACCCGGCCGGCCTCGCCGGCGCGCTCCGGCGCATCGCCGGGCACGATGCGAACATCGGCCACCCCCGTGCGGAAGAAGTCAGCCACATGCTGTTCGGCGCCAGCGCTCGCTTGTCGGCGCTGTTCGCCACCCATCCCCCGCTCGCGGAGCGCATCCGCCGCATCGATCCGCGCTTTCTTCCCGATCACCCACTTCCCGCCACCCCACCGGCCAGCACCACGGCCGCAGCAAGCGCCCCCACGGCGGAAACGGCCGCCGCGTTCACGGCCACGATCGGCCAGCCCCAGCCCGCGCACCTCGCCCAGGCCCAGATCCGGATCGCCCGTCTGGACGAAGCGCTTCGCCAGTCGCTGCACGAGCCCTCCGGTGCCCAGGCGATCTGCCTCGCCCTGCTCCTCGACCGCGATCCCGGCATCCGCCAGCGCCAACGGCAAAAGATCGCCGCCGCCCTCGGCGATCCGCTCGCTTCCCGCACCGAACTCGAATACTCCACGGTGGCTACGCTCGACCCCGGGATGCGGTTGCCGCTGATCGAGCTCGCCCTCGGGCCGCTGCGCGAGCTCGACCGGGCTGGCCGCGAGCGCTTCATTGCGCTCCTCGATGCCCTGGCCGACACCGACGGCTGGCTCGCCCTCGGCGAATACGTCCTCGTGCGCCTGCTGCGCGATGCGCTCCAGCCCCGCGCGCCGGCGCCCTCGCTCGCAGCCAGCCCGGCCGAACTGCGCCGTCACACCGCACTGCTGCTGTCGGTGATCGCCATCGCCGGCCAGCACGACGCGGCCGGCACCCGCGCCGCCTATGCCCGCGGCGCCGCAGCCGCCCCGCTCGATGCGCTCGGCCCCCTGCTGGAAGCCGGTGAAATCAGCTTTCCCGCACTCGACCGCGCCTTCACCCGACTCGCCGCCACCGCCCCCCCGTTCCGCCGTCGCCTGGTGCAGGCGATGGCCGAGGCGGCGATCGAGGACGGGCAGCTCGCCCCGATCGAAGCCGAGCTGCTGCGCGCCGCCTGCGAAGCGCTGGACTGCCCGGCCCCGCTTCGCCTCGACTGA
- a CDS encoding LemA family protein: protein MSSWIVIALVVALLAWAVLIYNGLVALRNRVKNAFSQIDVQLQRRYDLIPNLVETAKAYMRHERETLEAVIAARNQARAAAERAEGAPTDAAAMRQLAGAEAALGSMLTRFFALAEAYPDLKANQNMMQLQEELASTENRIAFARQAYNDAVTAYNIRREQVPDALIANAVGFAAAEQWVLENADARQALKVDFG, encoded by the coding sequence ATGTCGAGCTGGATCGTGATTGCCCTGGTCGTCGCCCTGCTCGCCTGGGCGGTGCTGATCTACAACGGCCTGGTCGCGCTGCGCAACCGGGTGAAGAACGCCTTCTCCCAGATCGACGTGCAGCTGCAGCGCCGCTACGACCTGATTCCCAACCTGGTGGAAACGGCCAAGGCTTACATGCGCCACGAGCGCGAAACCCTCGAAGCGGTGATCGCCGCGCGCAACCAGGCCCGCGCCGCCGCCGAACGCGCCGAAGGGGCGCCGACCGATGCCGCCGCGATGCGCCAGCTCGCCGGTGCCGAAGCGGCCCTCGGCAGCATGCTGACGCGCTTTTTCGCGCTCGCCGAAGCCTACCCGGATCTCAAGGCCAACCAGAACATGATGCAGCTGCAGGAAGAGCTCGCCAGCACCGAGAACCGCATCGCCTTCGCCCGCCAGGCCTACAACGACGCGGTCACTGCCTACAACATCCGCCGCGAGCAGGTTCCCGACGCCCTGATCGCCAACGCCGTAGGCTTTGCCGCCGCCGAGCAATGGGTGCTGGAGAACGCCGACGCCCGCCAGGCGCTGAAGGTGGATTTCGGCTAG